A stretch of Triticum aestivum cultivar Chinese Spring chromosome 1D, IWGSC CS RefSeq v2.1, whole genome shotgun sequence DNA encodes these proteins:
- the LOC123182370 gene encoding splicing factor, proline- and glutamine-rich yields MGSFRLAALTALLLAFALLPDPAAARVLQGKKPGSGEGAPVPDVATGGSEKSAASKEPGQPSTPVGNPETGKQHQKTPPAETTQTPPPPETTQTPPPPETTQTPNDSPPPPSGVPESKGQKGAEAEVSAQPVPAKNGRNESPPPGSPESTGGGSGNKKPATESKEVAEECKDPVDTCSIEGLSACLQVSKTASIGQFFIVENTGQKTVTVDVKATSDISIKQTLPPLKKGESKRVNINYSSPNGGEVMLNVGTEHCVLRIRQPVYDWQQQFQQLTSYATTVKPIYGAYFGVFTLVLVGAVFACCKFAGTKRDGGVPYQQLEMGSQAPDSSGANNTTSTGDGWEDGWDDDWDDEEAPAKPSEKGSAGSISANGLSMRSPTNRSPTNSKDGWDVDWDD; encoded by the exons ATGGGATCCTTCCGACTCGCCGCGCTCACGGCGCTCCTCCTGGCCTTCGCCCTGCTCCCGGACcccgcggcggctagggttttgcaGGGCAAGAagcccggctccggcgag GGAGCGCCTGTACCTGACGTAGCTACAGGTGGATCTGAGAAGAGCGCCGCCTCGAAAGAACCGGGGCAACCATCGACTCCGGTGGGGAATCCTGAGACTGGTAAACAGCACCAGAAAACACCGCCGGCAGAAACAACGCAGACACCGCCACCGCCAGAAACAACGCAAACACCACCACCGCCGGAAACGACACAAACACCAAACGATTCTCCTCCGCCACCATCAGGTGTGCCGGAGAGTAAGGGGCAGAAAGGGGCTGAAGCGGAGGTCTCTGCACAGCCGGTGCCAGCGAAGAATGGGCGCAACGAGAGCCCCCCTCCCGGAAGCCCTGAATCAACTGGAGGAGGTTCGGGAAACAAGAAGCCCGCAACTGAATCAAAAGAGGTGGCTGAGGAGTGTAAGGATCCAGTGGACACATGTTCAATTGAAGGATTGTCTGCTTGCCTTCAGGTGTCTAAGACAG CTTCAATTGGACAATTTTTTATAGTCGAGAATACTGGCCAGAAAACCGTAACCGTTGACGTCAAAGCAACATCGGATATAAGTATCAAGCAGACGTTGCCACCTCTCAAGAAGGGTGAATCTAAAAGG GTTAACATAAACTATAGCAGTCCAAATGGTGGAGAGGTTATGCTAAATGTTGGAACTGAGCATTGTGTCTTGCGCATCAGGCAGCCAGTTTATGATTGGCAACAACAATTTCAGCAGCTCACATCTTATGCAACGACTGTGAAGCCAATCTATGGAGCCTATTTTGGTGTTTTCACGCTTGTCTTGGTTGGGGCCGTGTTTGCTTGTTGCAAGTTTGCAGGGACAAAGCGTGATGGTGGGGTCCCATATCAGCAGCTTGAGATGGGATCTCAGGCTCCTGACTCATCAGGTGCAAACAACACTACAAGCACAGGAGATGGCTGGGAAGATGGCTGGGATGATGACTGGGATGACGAGGAAGCACCTGCAAAACCTTCAGAAAAAGGGTCTGCTGGAAGCATCTCGGCAAATGGCCTTTCTATGAGATCTCCAACTAATAGATCTCCAACCAATAGCAAGGACGGATGGGATGTAGATTGGGATGACTAA